In Limnobaculum parvum, one DNA window encodes the following:
- a CDS encoding glutathione peroxidase — protein MGDFAAKAILVVNTASECGFTPQYEELEQLWQRYKSQGLMILGFPCNQFGQQEKGSDQDIEAFCQLNYGVSFPLFAKIEVNGSGTHPLFRYLKSQAPGLLGHQAIKWNFTKFLISDEGRKVERFAPMTKPLALEDKIVQILATSPTD, from the coding sequence ATGGGTGATTTTGCTGCGAAAGCCATCCTAGTGGTTAATACGGCAAGCGAATGTGGCTTTACTCCGCAATATGAGGAGTTGGAACAGCTGTGGCAACGTTATAAATCTCAGGGATTGATGATATTGGGATTTCCCTGCAATCAGTTTGGTCAGCAGGAAAAGGGGAGCGATCAGGATATTGAAGCTTTTTGTCAGCTTAATTATGGCGTTAGTTTTCCTCTGTTTGCCAAAATTGAAGTAAATGGCTCTGGAACACACCCTTTATTTCGTTATCTAAAGTCACAGGCTCCGGGTCTGCTGGGACATCAGGCGATTAAATGGAATTTTACCAAATTTCTGATTAGCGATGAGGGTCGCAAAGTAGAACGCTTTGCCCCCATGACAAAACCGCTGGCGTTGGAGGATAAAATAGTCCAAATACTGGCGACTTCCCCAACAGATTAA
- the gpt gene encoding xanthine phosphoribosyltransferase, whose amino-acid sequence MSEKYVVTWDMLQIEARKLARRLLPKEQWKGIIAVSRGGLVPAALLARELSIRYVDTVCISSYDHDNQREMKILKRAEGDGEGFIVIDDLVDTGSTAKAIRDMYPKAHFVTIFAKPAGKPLVDDYVVDIPQDTWIEQPWDMGVAFVKPIGDC is encoded by the coding sequence ATGAGCGAAAAATACGTCGTCACTTGGGATATGTTGCAAATTGAAGCCCGTAAGCTTGCCCGTCGCTTACTGCCGAAAGAACAATGGAAAGGTATCATTGCAGTGAGTCGTGGCGGTTTAGTACCTGCTGCGTTACTGGCTCGCGAATTAAGCATTCGTTATGTTGATACCGTTTGCATCTCCAGCTATGACCATGATAATCAGCGTGAAATGAAAATTTTGAAGCGTGCTGAAGGTGATGGTGAAGGCTTTATTGTGATCGACGATTTAGTGGATACCGGTAGTACCGCTAAAGCTATTCGCGATATGTATCCAAAAGCTCACTTTGTGACTATTTTCGCTAAACCCGCAGGTAAGCCGCTGGTGGATGACTATGTGGTTGATATTCCACAGGACACCTGGATTGAGCAGCCGTGGGATATGGGCGTCGCATTTGTGAAGCCGATTGGCGATTGCTGA
- a CDS encoding RraA family protein → MVVDGGGSVCCTLFGDLAANLINNGWHPLRSIQRSEGTTGEPAEFAGQIIQEGDCLYADDDGIVILNPA, encoded by the coding sequence TTGGTCGTTGACGGCGGAGGAAGTGTCTGCTGTACGCTGTTCGGGGATCTGGCAGCCAACCTGATTAACAATGGTTGGCACCCACTACGTTCAATCCAAAGGTCAGAAGGAACAACGGGAGAACCAGCCGAATTTGCCGGTCAGATAATCCAAGAAGGGGATTGTCTCTATGCTGACGACGACGGTATTGTCATTCTCAATCCAGCCTGA
- a CDS encoding Csu type fimbrial protein, with amino-acid sequence MKNIRSQRGSSALTHHIILCICLFVLLMVSPVQAATCRITASPTAEDLGTTSSFNVNSANGLSTSGPGGVSCSGLSIDLLSGSVLTGTLKTTTNNMNLVNTQIPGAKIPYTLYADNTTSYPFIKDQSVNYGAGGLNILNLLVVGLGGSTTIYTKTTPQQNIPAGTYTDTVTIYWYSKMCLANLLGACISLSLPDEGTSTIQIKLIVTKDCQINTTTDINFGSSAFVDQFPAKTNNTVTLTCSAQTPYKTYFSNGDNYSDPWRQMKGSGSNFLQYNIYYPDNTTVWNSLSKLSGSGNGMSQSLTYSAIVNPNQPAQPAGSYSDTVQFVVEY; translated from the coding sequence ATGAAGAACATCCGCAGCCAACGAGGCTCGTCAGCGTTAACTCATCATATTATTTTGTGCATATGCCTGTTTGTTTTACTGATGGTGTCTCCCGTGCAGGCCGCTACCTGTAGGATTACCGCCAGCCCTACCGCAGAAGATCTTGGCACTACCAGCTCATTCAACGTGAATAGCGCCAACGGGCTAAGTACCTCGGGCCCAGGAGGCGTTTCCTGTTCAGGGCTGAGCATCGACTTATTATCCGGTAGCGTATTAACCGGAACATTGAAAACCACCACCAATAATATGAATCTGGTTAACACCCAAATTCCTGGCGCTAAAATTCCTTATACGCTGTATGCCGATAACACAACCAGTTATCCTTTTATTAAGGACCAAAGCGTAAACTATGGGGCTGGAGGTCTTAATATACTTAATCTACTGGTCGTTGGATTAGGGGGTTCTACCACCATTTATACCAAAACTACCCCACAGCAAAATATTCCCGCTGGCACTTATACGGATACGGTGACTATCTACTGGTATTCAAAAATGTGTCTGGCTAACCTGTTAGGTGCCTGCATCAGCCTATCTCTTCCTGACGAAGGCACCAGCACGATTCAAATAAAACTGATTGTGACTAAAGATTGTCAAATCAACACCACAACGGATATTAACTTTGGCAGCAGCGCTTTTGTCGATCAGTTTCCAGCAAAAACTAACAATACGGTGACATTGACCTGCTCCGCTCAAACACCCTATAAAACTTATTTCAGTAACGGGGATAACTACAGCGACCCGTGGCGACAGATGAAAGGGTCGGGAAGCAATTTTTTGCAATACAATATTTATTATCCAGATAATACAACGGTTTGGAATAGCCTATCCAAACTGTCTGGCTCCGGCAATGGAATGAGTCAAAGCCTGACCTATTCAGCTATTGTTAACCCAAATCAACCCGCGCAACCTGCGGGTAGTTATAGTGATACCGTCCAGTTCGTCGTGGAATATTAA
- a CDS encoding fimbria/pilus outer membrane usher protein: protein MMINTAKEPDSSMFLRDTLLNKVLLPLNILLVSLLLMAVQPNPVEAGSSPSESADAPPHPVSDSDDLPEMSLMLEIVINGRQTQDVTPVTYRSGHYYITSEAFNRLDLPQKITDSPEVEVDTLKDVQASYESNTQQLLITVPSDWLPEQKIKDYQTQSFEQAESTLGLLFNYDIYASHNSGDRENNAASAYTEQRLLGAIGVLSNNGIYNQNLSSDTNNSTDNRYLRYDTKWYYNDEKRMLKYSVGDIITDALPWSTSIRLGGLQIGRNFSTRPDLITYPLPQFAGQAAVPSAVDVYIDSYKYSSSNVNPGPFTIETVPYINGAGNANVVITDPLGRQVNTSVSFYVSSELLQQGLSDFSLSAGKIRNNYGIANFDYDNNAASGTLRYGLTDWMTLEGRTEGASGLNVEGVGTNIKLGAFGVLSSSYSQSHAQKDAFEVVNPPSLSPDITLSENHSLRGHQSSIGYSYTQRYFGINTQRIIRSDDYGDLSSYKSTYRLDKQVDQITANTAFDRYGSIGVGYFDIHQSDNHRFRLINFSYSTPLFNNSSLYASVNREIGTSGYSAQVILSIPLGDWGGASLSSSRDENNNWTHQANYNRAAPTDGGLGWNISYAKNPSGQTDYKQASLDLSARKMRLQGGIYGSDQQTYWGEVSGSLVAIKQNVYASRTISDSFALISTTGYPDIPVRYENQPLGKTDSNGYLLIPTVTSYTHGKYEIDPIGLPADVKVPMVEQYRSVKQSSGTIIEFPVSKILPATLTLVDTSGTPLPRGSIIYLNGQDNVSYVGWDGDSYLENIAAENNLVVQRADNRAQCYVHFTLPIPEPKGVITLNTLVCSEEGKP from the coding sequence ATGATGATCAACACAGCAAAAGAACCTGATTCCAGCATGTTTCTGCGCGACACGCTATTAAATAAGGTCTTATTGCCTTTGAATATTCTACTGGTTTCACTGCTGTTAATGGCAGTACAACCGAATCCAGTAGAGGCAGGTTCATCGCCATCAGAAAGCGCTGATGCTCCACCGCATCCGGTTTCTGATAGTGATGACCTGCCCGAAATGTCACTCATGTTGGAAATTGTCATTAATGGTCGTCAGACACAAGATGTCACCCCCGTCACTTATCGCTCGGGCCATTACTACATCACTTCTGAAGCATTTAATCGCCTCGATTTACCACAAAAAATTACCGATTCTCCAGAAGTTGAAGTCGATACGCTTAAAGATGTGCAAGCCAGCTATGAAAGCAATACTCAGCAATTGTTAATCACGGTACCGTCTGATTGGCTGCCGGAACAAAAAATAAAAGATTATCAAACTCAATCCTTTGAGCAGGCAGAAAGTACCCTTGGATTACTGTTTAACTATGATATCTATGCCAGCCATAACTCAGGAGATCGGGAAAACAATGCGGCCTCCGCTTATACAGAACAGCGTTTATTAGGTGCCATCGGTGTTCTCTCTAATAATGGCATATACAACCAGAACCTGAGTTCTGACACTAACAATAGTACTGATAATCGCTACCTTCGTTACGATACCAAATGGTACTACAACGATGAAAAGCGCATGCTTAAATACAGTGTTGGTGACATTATTACTGATGCTCTTCCTTGGAGTACCTCTATTCGACTGGGAGGATTACAGATTGGTCGTAATTTCTCGACCCGTCCGGATTTAATTACTTATCCCTTACCGCAATTCGCCGGACAGGCCGCAGTTCCCAGCGCTGTCGATGTCTACATAGACAGCTATAAATACTCCAGCTCAAATGTTAATCCAGGGCCATTTACCATTGAAACTGTGCCCTATATTAATGGCGCAGGTAATGCCAATGTGGTGATTACCGATCCTTTAGGTCGTCAGGTCAATACGTCGGTATCGTTTTACGTCTCCAGTGAGTTATTACAGCAAGGCCTAAGCGATTTTAGCCTGTCGGCAGGAAAGATCCGTAATAACTACGGTATAGCAAATTTTGATTATGATAATAATGCGGCCAGCGGCACCCTACGCTATGGCTTAACTGACTGGATGACGCTGGAGGGCCGAACTGAAGGCGCCAGCGGGCTGAATGTGGAAGGCGTTGGAACCAATATTAAGCTTGGCGCCTTTGGCGTGTTAAGTAGTTCATACAGTCAGAGTCATGCACAAAAAGACGCATTTGAGGTGGTAAATCCCCCCTCGTTATCGCCAGATATTACACTGTCTGAAAATCATTCTCTCCGTGGTCATCAAAGCTCGATTGGTTACTCCTACACTCAACGTTATTTTGGTATCAATACTCAGAGAATCATCCGTAGTGATGATTATGGCGATCTTTCCAGCTATAAAAGTACCTACCGGTTAGACAAACAGGTTGACCAAATTACAGCTAATACCGCCTTTGACCGATATGGTTCCATCGGCGTTGGTTATTTTGATATCCACCAGTCGGATAATCATCGCTTTCGGTTAATCAACTTTTCTTACAGTACTCCCCTGTTTAATAACAGCAGTCTGTATGCTTCGGTTAACCGTGAAATTGGCACCTCCGGTTATAGCGCACAGGTGATTCTAAGTATCCCATTAGGGGATTGGGGCGGAGCCTCACTCAGTTCCAGCCGTGATGAAAACAATAACTGGACACATCAGGCTAACTATAATCGGGCAGCCCCCACCGATGGTGGACTAGGTTGGAATATCTCCTATGCTAAAAATCCTTCCGGTCAGACGGATTACAAACAGGCCAGTCTAGACCTTTCTGCACGAAAAATGCGCCTTCAAGGTGGCATTTATGGCAGTGACCAACAAACCTATTGGGGAGAAGTCAGCGGTTCATTGGTTGCCATAAAACAAAACGTCTACGCATCCAGAACCATTAGTGACTCCTTTGCATTAATTTCAACCACGGGCTATCCAGATATTCCGGTACGTTATGAAAACCAACCGCTGGGAAAAACTGATAGCAACGGATACTTACTCATCCCAACGGTGACTTCATACACCCACGGTAAATATGAAATTGACCCAATTGGCCTTCCTGCGGATGTAAAAGTCCCAATGGTTGAACAATACCGTTCGGTTAAACAAAGCAGCGGAACCATTATTGAATTTCCAGTCAGCAAAATCCTACCAGCCACCCTGACGCTGGTGGATACCAGCGGTACTCCACTTCCAAGGGGGAGTATTATCTATTTAAACGGTCAGGATAATGTGAGTTATGTCGGTTGGGATGGTGATTCCTATCTAGAAAATATTGCCGCGGAAAACAATTTAGTGGTTCAACGAGCAGACAACCGTGCTCAATGTTACGTTCACTTTACGTTACCAATACCAGAGCCCAAAGGGGTCATTACGCTAAATACACTGGTGTGTTCAGAAGAAGGAAAACCATGA
- a CDS encoding fimbrial biogenesis chaperone — protein sequence MTLIKQPILLITSALLFFCFYFQPLAYAGSILIWPIDPVIEDEQNATAIWLENQDSKPAYMQIRVLEWQQRSGENQYQRQSDISVSPPFVLIEPGKRQLVRLVKNIKMPANQEKAYRILVDETPRAKKDNESEDGQSVSIGVKFQMRYSIPLFVSGQGIWTNPDYNKNRDIKTATAPELSYQISNLDGQSYLSVRNDGKVHARLSKLNSLSGNKTTPLVDGLVGYVLPGSVMRFPISKNNRASSYDKLQALINNDPDPVQLLKR from the coding sequence ATGACTCTTATAAAACAACCGATTTTACTCATTACCTCTGCCCTGCTGTTTTTCTGTTTCTATTTTCAACCACTAGCCTATGCCGGTTCCATTCTGATTTGGCCTATCGATCCGGTGATTGAAGATGAACAGAATGCTACGGCTATCTGGCTGGAGAATCAGGATAGTAAACCGGCCTATATGCAAATTCGTGTGTTGGAATGGCAACAACGTTCCGGCGAAAATCAATATCAGCGACAATCGGATATTTCCGTTAGCCCACCTTTCGTTCTCATCGAACCGGGAAAGCGCCAGTTGGTTCGTCTGGTAAAAAATATCAAAATGCCGGCTAACCAAGAAAAAGCCTACCGTATTTTGGTCGATGAAACACCAAGAGCTAAGAAAGACAACGAATCAGAAGATGGTCAGAGTGTCAGTATCGGTGTGAAATTCCAAATGCGTTACTCTATTCCTCTGTTTGTCAGCGGTCAGGGGATATGGACCAACCCTGATTACAATAAAAACAGAGACATTAAAACAGCAACCGCACCCGAACTTAGCTACCAAATAAGCAATCTAGATGGGCAATCTTATCTCAGCGTCAGAAATGACGGTAAAGTTCATGCGCGCCTATCAAAGCTGAATAGTCTATCAGGGAACAAAACTACACCGCTGGTAGATGGTCTGGTGGGATATGTGCTACCGGGTTCCGTCATGCGTTTTCCTATCTCTAAAAATAACCGAGCTTCAAGCTATGACAAGTTACAGGCGCTGATCAATAACGACCCAGACCCCGTTCAACTACTCAAACGCTAG
- a CDS encoding Csu type fimbrial protein translates to MISTVYADSRTKDIAVNATITAGCILGSAGSDATSFGSINFGNNISSLFNNIDVTSTQNAGSIMVRCTPKTNVTLGIDGGLNSGGTIGTGRLMKLATGTNTLKYQLYQDSNHSTIWGNGSNGGQNLTVMSDGSVQKIDIYARLFSSTSLPAVGQYSDTVLITVSY, encoded by the coding sequence ATGATCTCTACCGTTTATGCAGACTCTCGAACCAAAGATATCGCCGTCAATGCCACCATTACTGCTGGCTGTATTCTTGGTTCCGCCGGCAGTGATGCCACCAGCTTTGGCAGCATCAATTTTGGTAACAATATCTCTTCACTTTTCAACAATATTGATGTGACATCGACGCAAAACGCCGGGTCAATCATGGTGAGATGCACTCCAAAAACTAATGTCACTTTAGGTATCGACGGTGGATTAAACAGTGGGGGAACCATTGGTACTGGCCGGTTAATGAAACTCGCCACCGGCACCAATACCCTGAAATATCAGCTCTATCAGGACAGTAATCACTCCACCATCTGGGGAAATGGCAGCAATGGCGGACAAAACCTGACTGTCATGAGTGATGGTAGCGTACAAAAGATCGATATATATGCTCGCCTATTTTCGTCTACTTCACTGCCCGCCGTGGGGCAATACAGCGATACCGTATTAATTACCGTTAGTTATTAA
- a CDS encoding Csu type fimbrial protein — protein sequence MHLWFKACQCILLVINIITPSSVLAVTVKSATVSITANVIPACNAGSTSGGTTTFGVMNFGTHSTLSREIKLIGQSNAGAILVQCAPGVNYQIVLGAGKSSNVAQRYMTGSQSGQRVNYNLYSDANYTAIWDDTQGITKTANGLQEWVNVYGYIPAQSTPVADSYIDTVQVTVSW from the coding sequence ATGCATCTTTGGTTTAAAGCCTGTCAATGCATCTTATTGGTAATCAATATTATTACCCCGTCATCGGTGTTGGCAGTAACGGTAAAATCTGCAACGGTTTCCATCACTGCCAACGTCATTCCCGCTTGCAATGCGGGGTCTACCTCCGGGGGAACCACAACCTTTGGAGTGATGAATTTTGGTACCCACAGTACATTAAGTCGAGAGATTAAACTGATCGGACAAAGTAATGCCGGGGCCATTCTGGTGCAGTGTGCACCCGGAGTAAATTATCAGATCGTGTTGGGAGCAGGAAAAAGCAGCAACGTAGCACAACGCTATATGACGGGTAGTCAATCTGGTCAACGGGTTAACTATAACCTCTATAGCGATGCTAACTACACCGCGATCTGGGACGATACTCAAGGCATTACCAAAACCGCCAATGGCTTACAGGAATGGGTCAATGTCTATGGATATATTCCAGCACAATCCACTCCCGTGGCCGATAGCTACATCGATACGGTGCAAGTTACAGTAAGTTGGTAA
- a CDS encoding Csu type fimbrial protein, which produces MKKVFLALTCITSLIGSASVFAAGNGQVSGTLGVQLTITNGCAINGNSVQGSPASLGSLDFGSHSTLANDITAQSASVSSSTIKVQCTNTLPYTVTLDSGEHPQGTQRRLAQGSEFVNYNLYQDSLRAVLWEDTALLSRTSTGAPDDLTVYGLVPPQTTPSAGTYTDTVLVTVDW; this is translated from the coding sequence ATGAAGAAAGTTTTTCTTGCATTAACCTGCATCACATCACTAATAGGTTCGGCCAGTGTCTTTGCAGCGGGCAATGGTCAGGTAAGCGGTACATTAGGCGTGCAATTAACCATCACTAATGGTTGTGCGATCAATGGTAATAGTGTTCAGGGCTCACCAGCGAGCTTGGGGTCGCTGGACTTTGGTAGTCACTCTACATTAGCCAATGATATTACAGCACAATCAGCCAGTGTCAGCAGTAGTACCATCAAAGTTCAATGTACCAATACCCTGCCTTACACCGTAACGCTGGACAGTGGTGAGCATCCACAGGGTACACAGCGTCGTTTGGCACAGGGAAGCGAATTTGTAAATTACAACCTCTATCAGGACTCCCTGCGTGCCGTCCTTTGGGAAGATACCGCGCTGTTAAGCAGAACCTCAACCGGTGCACCTGATGACCTGACAGTTTATGGTCTGGTGCCACCACAAACCACACCATCAGCCGGTACTTATACAGATACCGTTCTAGTCACTGTGGATTGGTAA
- the frsA gene encoding esterase FrsA yields the protein MPKANLSEVLFKPSFKHPETSTLVKRIAQTNASIQSSLEGETQSNWYRMINTTIWSWRGVDPIEAEEVLARIAVSPNERTDETLLDTVVGYRGGNWIYEWAKEGMVWQKKASDLACEDPITAGNYWLKASHFYSIASYPHLRGDRLAEQAELLADRAYKEAANYLPFELKSIDFKVDGGNLTGFLHIPSEGKGPHPTVLLCGGLDNLMSDYYPLFVNYLAPKGIAMLCVDLPSLGFSSHWTLTEDTSLLHRQVLNQLDQVPWVDHQRVVALGTRFGANVAVRLGYLESRRLRGVACLGPIVHDLFVNKETQRRTPIVYQDMIASRLKMDSTTDNLLHTELSRYSLKTQGLLGRRCSIPMCSVSFEKDVFSPLSESKLIVSSTGDGKLITVASTPLLDNLNSGLEQLSEWINEKLC from the coding sequence ATGCCAAAAGCTAATCTTTCAGAAGTGCTGTTTAAACCTTCTTTTAAACATCCGGAAACCTCAACGTTGGTTAAACGCATAGCGCAAACGAATGCCAGTATTCAATCCTCGCTAGAAGGCGAAACGCAATCCAACTGGTATCGTATGATTAATACAACCATATGGTCTTGGCGTGGCGTTGATCCTATCGAAGCTGAAGAGGTTCTGGCGCGTATTGCTGTTTCACCTAACGAACGAACGGATGAAACGTTGTTAGATACAGTAGTCGGTTATCGAGGTGGTAACTGGATTTACGAGTGGGCAAAAGAGGGGATGGTCTGGCAGAAAAAAGCATCAGATTTAGCGTGTGAAGACCCCATAACGGCGGGGAATTATTGGCTGAAAGCCTCTCACTTTTACAGTATTGCCAGCTATCCCCATCTGCGGGGCGATCGGTTAGCAGAACAGGCAGAGTTATTGGCCGACAGAGCCTATAAAGAAGCCGCAAACTATTTGCCTTTTGAGTTGAAATCTATCGATTTCAAAGTCGATGGTGGCAACCTGACGGGTTTTTTACATATTCCATCTGAGGGAAAAGGGCCGCATCCGACGGTTTTATTATGCGGAGGGTTGGATAATCTGATGAGCGATTATTATCCTCTGTTTGTTAATTATTTAGCGCCAAAAGGCATTGCGATGCTGTGTGTTGATTTACCTTCTCTTGGTTTTTCATCGCACTGGACTTTAACCGAAGATACCAGCCTGCTTCATCGTCAGGTACTGAATCAGTTAGATCAGGTCCCCTGGGTTGATCATCAACGTGTCGTTGCTTTGGGGACTCGTTTTGGCGCTAATGTGGCGGTTCGGCTGGGATATTTGGAGTCACGCCGCCTGCGAGGTGTTGCTTGCCTAGGGCCCATTGTTCACGATTTGTTCGTGAATAAAGAAACTCAACGTCGGACGCCGATTGTCTATCAGGATATGATCGCCAGCCGTCTGAAGATGGACTCAACCACCGACAATTTATTACATACCGAATTAAGTCGCTACTCTCTGAAAACGCAAGGGCTGTTGGGACGACGCTGCTCAATTCCTATGTGTTCAGTCAGTTTTGAGAAGGATGTTTTCAGCCCATTGTCAGAATCAAAACTGATCGTTTCTTCTACCGGTGATGGAAAACTTATCACTGTTGCTTCTACGCCATTACTCGATAATTTAAATAGTGGGTTGGAACAATTAAGCGAGTGGATTAATGAAAAATTATGCTAA
- the crl gene encoding sigma factor-binding protein Crl, with amino-acid sequence MLLANGHSRNKLIKEFTSLGPYIRESQCKGNHYFFDCLAVCVSSKPAPDKREFWGWWMDIEADEQGFTYSYQIGLFDKLGDWQVKTIKNADIQQEVEQNLQSFQQKLQDYLTSLKLSFRPAHTEAAKSPDKLSV; translated from the coding sequence ATGCTATTAGCAAATGGTCATTCAAGAAACAAGTTGATTAAAGAATTTACCAGTCTGGGACCGTATATCAGGGAGTCTCAATGTAAAGGGAATCACTATTTTTTTGATTGTCTGGCTGTCTGCGTTAGCAGCAAGCCAGCCCCGGACAAGAGAGAGTTCTGGGGGTGGTGGATGGATATTGAAGCGGATGAACAGGGCTTCACCTATAGCTACCAAATTGGGCTGTTTGATAAACTCGGTGATTGGCAAGTAAAAACCATCAAGAATGCGGATATTCAGCAGGAAGTTGAGCAAAATTTGCAATCCTTTCAGCAAAAACTTCAGGACTACCTGACTTCACTTAAACTCAGTTTCCGACCAGCCCATACGGAAGCAGCAAAAAGCCCGGATAAACTTTCAGTCTGA
- the proB gene encoding glutamate 5-kinase — protein MNSSQTLVVKLGTSVLTGGSLRLNRAHIVELVRQCAQQHALGHRIVIVTSGAIAAGREHLGYPELPATIASKQLLAAVGQSRLIQLWEQLFSIYGINIGQMLLTRADLEDRERFLNARDMMQALLDNQIVPVINENDAVATAEIKVGDNDNLSALAAILGGADKLLLLTDQPGLFTADPRHNPDAELIREVHSIDNALRAIAGDSISGLGTGGMATKLQAADVAGRAGIEVVIAAGIKPGVIGDVINDISVGTRFHAQTSPLENRKRWIFGAPPAGEITIDDGAVQAMLERGSSLLPKGIKQVKGDFSRGEVIRIRDLSGRDLAHGVARYNSDALRMIAGHHSQKIDEILGYEYGSVAVHRDDMIIN, from the coding sequence ATGAATAGCAGCCAAACGCTGGTGGTTAAACTGGGAACCAGCGTACTTACTGGTGGGTCACTGCGTCTAAACCGCGCCCATATTGTTGAGTTAGTACGTCAGTGCGCGCAGCAACATGCGCTTGGTCATCGTATTGTTATCGTGACATCTGGCGCGATTGCTGCCGGACGTGAGCATCTTGGCTACCCCGAGTTACCGGCAACCATAGCGTCTAAGCAATTACTGGCGGCGGTAGGGCAAAGTCGACTGATTCAGCTTTGGGAACAACTATTCTCAATTTATGGCATCAATATTGGTCAAATGCTGCTTACCCGCGCCGATCTAGAAGATCGTGAACGTTTTTTGAATGCGCGCGATATGATGCAAGCACTGCTGGATAACCAAATCGTTCCGGTCATTAATGAAAACGATGCCGTAGCAACGGCGGAAATCAAAGTTGGTGACAATGATAACCTTTCTGCGCTGGCCGCAATCCTTGGCGGAGCCGATAAGCTATTGCTGTTAACCGACCAGCCAGGCTTATTTACTGCCGATCCGCGCCATAATCCGGATGCAGAATTAATTCGCGAAGTTCACAGTATTGATAATGCGTTACGGGCCATTGCCGGTGACAGTATCTCTGGGCTCGGAACCGGAGGCATGGCGACTAAACTTCAGGCTGCCGATGTGGCTGGCAGAGCGGGGATTGAAGTGGTGATAGCCGCAGGCATTAAGCCGGGCGTGATTGGGGATGTGATTAATGATATCTCTGTTGGTACGCGCTTTCACGCTCAGACATCACCCCTTGAAAACCGCAAGCGCTGGATTTTCGGCGCACCGCCTGCGGGTGAAATTACCATTGATGATGGTGCTGTTCAGGCCATGCTTGAACGGGGAAGTTCTCTGCTACCTAAAGGTATTAAACAGGTAAAAGGCGATTTTTCTCGCGGCGAGGTTATTCGTATTCGCGACTTGTCCGGACGCGATTTGGCCCACGGCGTGGCGCGTTATAACAGCGATGCATTACGTATGATTGCAGGGCACCATTCTCAGAAAATTGATGAAATATTAGGTTATGAGTATGGTTCGGTCGCTGTTCACCGCGACGACATGATCATCAACTAG